The genomic region CGCCGATCGGCGACGTGCCGGACTCGCGGTGCACGGATGCCGCCCCTCGCCCGCCGAGCACGCGCAGCTCCGCGACGAGGCCGTTCGTCTCCACGCGGGCGGTTCCCTCAGCGACGACCTCGACGGGCACCGAGTTCGCCGTGAGCGGCCATCCGCTCACGCGCAGCCGCACCGCGTCAGCCCCGGCCGCCGCACCCTGTCCGCGCGCGCCGGCACCGGAGTCTCCCACGAGCACCGCGCGCACCTCCCACGCCCCGCGCACCACGGAGGCGCAGCGCAGCTCTGGCCCCTCTGTCACGCGGCCGGTGCGGCCCGACCCATGGTCGTGCCCCGCGTAGCCGCTGGAGTCCACCCAGTGCGCGTGCGTCGTGGAGGTGGCGAACGCCGCGGTGCCGTCGTCGCCGATCACGCCGCGGTCGAAGCCGGTTCGGTGCGTGGAGGCGCCCGCGGCGTCGAGCACCCCTGCAGCGTTGTCGACGGGGGAGTCGAGCGTCGAGCCCACCAGCGGCGGAATCGTCGCGCTCGAGTAGCCGAACCGCGCGTAGAGCGGCGAGTCGCCGGAGGTGTCGCCGGGCAGGGCGTGGTCGGCGCCGTGGTTGAACACGCGCACGATGCCGTCCGACGCCGTGCCGCTGATGATCCAGCCGGCGGGCCGCACCACGCGACGCACGTCGTCGATCTCCACCGGCAGCGGCTCCTCGACCGCCTGCCAGACCGGGTGCTCGGCAGGCAGCAGCAGGCCGAGCATCCCCTTCGACGCCCAGTACGGCGACCCCGGGCCGGAGTAGCTCTGCGCCATCGCGGGCCACTCGCCGTACAGGCCCATGGTGAGCAGGCCCCGCTCGTCGATGCCGTCGCGCTCGACGAAGGCGCGGAGCACGCCGGACGCCGCGCGCCGGATCGTTCCGGGGCTCAGCGACGTCGCGCCGGAGACGGCGCCCATCCACAGCGGAGCCGCCGCGGCGAAGCGGTAGATGAGGCTGCGGCCCTCGAGCACGGGCATCCCGTCGCCGCCGATGAGGCACACGAAGTCGTCGAGGAACTCGCTGAGCCGGGCGCGGAACACCGGTTCGAGCGTGCCGGAGCCGAACGCGGCGGAGCCTTCCGACGCCGCCCACAGCAGCGGATAGAGGTGCATCGCCCAGCCGCAGTAGTAGTCGTAGGCGCGCAGCTCGCCGTCGGCGTACCAGCCGTCGGCGCGGTAGTACGACTCGATGGTCGCCAGTGACTGAGCGATCCGCGCGGGGTCGTGTGTGCCGCCCACCGAAGCGAGGAACGTCTCGACCGTGATGCGGAACCACAGCCAGTTGTTGTCGGGGTACCAGCCGTCGGCGGCCAGCTCCAGCCAGGCGATGACCTGCTGCTTCTCGGCGTCGTCGAACGTGTCCCAGAGCCACGGCCTCGTCAGCTGCAGGCCGAGGGCGAGGGATGCCGCCTCCACCTTCGCCTGGTTCACCTCGACTCCCGTGGGCCACCGCTCCGCGTTGCTCGGATCGGTGCCCGCGAGCATCCCGTCGCGATACCACTGCGTGAACCCGTGCGGGTCGACGCCGCGCTCGCCGGTGAGGCGGAACGCGAAGAGCATGAACGAGCGCGCGTAGCCCTCG from Humibacter ginsenosidimutans harbors:
- a CDS encoding DUF2264 domain-containing protein encodes the protein MTALELPAENRELSPCTGWTREHWAAIADHLLLSLRPYFSSTRSRVSLPGQTSSSGVDSDGLEGYARSFMLFAFRLTGERGVDPHGFTQWYRDGMLAGTDPSNAERWPTGVEVNQAKVEAASLALGLQLTRPWLWDTFDDAEKQQVIAWLELAADGWYPDNNWLWFRITVETFLASVGGTHDPARIAQSLATIESYYRADGWYADGELRAYDYYCGWAMHLYPLLWAASEGSAAFGSGTLEPVFRARLSEFLDDFVCLIGGDGMPVLEGRSLIYRFAAAAPLWMGAVSGATSLSPGTIRRAASGVLRAFVERDGIDERGLLTMGLYGEWPAMAQSYSGPGSPYWASKGMLGLLLPAEHPVWQAVEEPLPVEIDDVRRVVRPAGWIISGTASDGIVRVFNHGADHALPGDTSGDSPLYARFGYSSATIPPLVGSTLDSPVDNAAGVLDAAGASTHRTGFDRGVIGDDGTAAFATSTTHAHWVDSSGYAGHDHGSGRTGRVTEGPELRCASVVRGAWEVRAVLVGDSGAGARGQGAAAGADAVRLRVSGWPLTANSVPVEVVAEGTARVETNGLVAELRVLGGRGAASVHRESGTSPIGEHTAVPWLEFDAVAAGDAVITASRLGRSDEDAPTARVQSGTLVVGWPDGALSTVALR